One genomic segment of Burkholderia multivorans ATCC BAA-247 includes these proteins:
- a CDS encoding NAD(P)/FAD-dependent oxidoreductase, with protein sequence MDNTTPLVAAPAAPRVPRIVIVGGGAGGLHLATRLGDTIGRRGHAEVVLVDRYPTHFWKPLLHEAASGHRDPASHTIEYAAQAKRHGFRFVQGALQRVDRAVRIATIGAVHDADGTEILPARTLAYDDLVLAVGSVTNFFGVPGAARHALPLENLDQAEDFRRKFLAACTKANHRAEQQPAQPAAPVSISVIGAGATGVELAAALCHAVQQLTTYRFKALDAARDVRIRLIEGAPRILPALDARLSDKMHAQLRALNVDVLTDTRVAEVGADAVTIASGERLASDITIWAAGVAGPAILRELDGIALNRSNQVIVTDTLQTPDDPHVYAFGDCAACPSNGASGCLPPRAQVAHQQAVYLSQAFARRIAGKPVAGFTFRDAGTVVSLGHAGAVYQAELGVRSRSLIVDGLAAIGLYKFLYRKHLFSVYGIKRALFQSLSHWLQSRNQPSIKLH encoded by the coding sequence ATGGACAACACCACGCCTCTCGTTGCCGCGCCCGCCGCACCGCGTGTGCCGCGCATCGTCATCGTCGGCGGCGGCGCCGGCGGCCTGCATCTCGCGACGCGCCTCGGCGACACGATCGGCCGCCGCGGCCACGCCGAAGTCGTACTCGTCGACCGCTATCCGACGCACTTCTGGAAGCCGCTGCTGCACGAAGCGGCATCGGGCCATCGCGATCCGGCGTCGCACACGATCGAATATGCGGCGCAGGCGAAGCGGCACGGCTTCCGCTTCGTGCAGGGCGCGCTGCAACGCGTCGATCGCGCGGTGCGCATCGCGACGATCGGCGCGGTGCACGACGCGGACGGCACCGAAATCCTGCCGGCGCGCACGCTCGCCTACGACGATCTGGTGCTCGCGGTCGGCAGCGTGACGAACTTCTTCGGCGTGCCGGGCGCGGCGCGCCATGCACTGCCGCTCGAAAACCTCGATCAGGCCGAAGACTTCCGCCGCAAGTTTCTCGCGGCCTGCACGAAGGCGAACCATCGCGCCGAGCAGCAGCCGGCGCAGCCTGCCGCGCCGGTCAGCATCAGCGTGATCGGCGCGGGCGCGACGGGCGTCGAACTCGCGGCCGCGCTGTGTCACGCGGTCCAGCAGCTGACGACGTATCGGTTCAAGGCGCTCGACGCCGCGCGCGACGTGCGTATCCGTCTGATCGAAGGCGCGCCGCGCATTCTGCCGGCGCTCGATGCACGGCTGTCGGACAAGATGCACGCGCAGCTGCGCGCGCTGAACGTCGACGTGCTGACCGATACGCGCGTCGCCGAAGTCGGCGCCGATGCGGTGACGATCGCGAGCGGCGAACGGCTCGCGAGCGACATCACGATCTGGGCCGCCGGCGTCGCGGGGCCCGCGATCCTGCGCGAACTCGACGGCATCGCACTCAACCGGTCGAATCAGGTGATCGTTACCGATACGCTGCAAACGCCCGACGATCCGCACGTGTACGCGTTCGGCGACTGCGCCGCGTGTCCGTCGAACGGCGCAAGCGGCTGTCTGCCGCCGCGCGCGCAGGTTGCGCATCAGCAGGCCGTCTATCTGAGCCAGGCATTCGCGCGCCGCATCGCCGGCAAGCCGGTCGCCGGCTTCACGTTCCGCGATGCCGGCACGGTCGTGTCGCTCGGACATGCAGGCGCCGTCTATCAGGCCGAACTCGGCGTGCGCTCGCGTTCGCTGATCGTCGACGGGCTCGCCGCGATCGGGCTGTACAAGTTCCTGTATCGCAAGCACCTGTTCAGCGTGTACGGCATCAAGCGCGCACTGTTCCAGTCGCTGAGCCACTGGCTGCAAAGCCGCAATCAGCCGTCGATCAAGCTGCACTGA
- a CDS encoding Nramp family divalent metal transporter: MSTVGRNPLTERTASGIRDVFAGRRRGPGTLFLFAGPAVIASVAYMDPGNFATNIRAGAQFGYALLWVVLLANVIAMLFQSLSAKLGIVTGRNLAELCAEHFPRPIVYAMWIVSELAAMATDLAEFLGGAIALALLFELPLIVGMFVVAVVTYAILLLDRNGFRPMEIMVGALVGLIGLCYLAEMFIAPVDWAQVAMHAVMPQMPRGDALLVSVGIVGATVMPHALYLHSGLTQRRVPGLDAAQRRLLVRYSNLEVIVALSLAGAINMAMVIMASAAFHAGFSDVAEIETAYHTLTPLLGTTAAAFFLVSLMSSGISSSAVGTLAGQMIMQGFVGFRMPVWLRRLVTMVPAFIVVGLGVDATQALLISQVVLSFVLPVPMAALVYFTARRDIMGEFVTRPAMRWTAIAAAVVIAVLNLGLGVAMVQNATSTDAAAPAAAHGGASS; the protein is encoded by the coding sequence ATGTCGACTGTCGGCCGTAATCCACTGACCGAGCGCACTGCGTCGGGCATCCGCGACGTGTTCGCCGGCAGGCGGCGCGGCCCCGGCACGTTGTTCCTGTTCGCGGGGCCGGCCGTGATCGCGTCGGTCGCGTATATGGACCCCGGCAATTTCGCGACCAACATTCGTGCGGGCGCGCAGTTCGGCTATGCGCTGCTGTGGGTCGTGCTGCTCGCGAACGTGATCGCGATGCTGTTTCAGTCGCTGTCGGCGAAGCTCGGCATCGTGACGGGCCGCAACCTCGCGGAGCTGTGCGCCGAGCATTTCCCGCGGCCGATCGTCTATGCGATGTGGATCGTCAGCGAACTGGCGGCGATGGCGACCGATCTCGCGGAATTCCTCGGCGGCGCGATCGCGCTCGCGCTGCTGTTCGAGCTGCCGCTGATCGTCGGGATGTTCGTCGTCGCAGTCGTCACGTACGCGATCCTGCTGTTGGACCGGAACGGTTTTCGGCCGATGGAGATCATGGTCGGCGCGCTGGTCGGCCTGATCGGGCTCTGCTATCTCGCGGAGATGTTTATCGCGCCGGTGGACTGGGCGCAGGTCGCGATGCACGCGGTCATGCCGCAGATGCCGCGCGGCGACGCGCTGCTCGTGTCGGTCGGGATCGTCGGCGCGACGGTGATGCCGCACGCGCTTTATCTGCACTCGGGGCTCACGCAGCGCCGCGTGCCGGGGCTCGATGCGGCGCAGCGCCGGCTGCTGGTGCGCTATTCGAACCTCGAGGTGATCGTCGCGCTGTCGCTGGCCGGCGCGATCAACATGGCGATGGTGATCATGGCGAGCGCCGCGTTTCATGCGGGCTTCAGCGACGTCGCGGAGATCGAGACCGCGTATCACACGCTGACGCCGCTGCTCGGCACGACGGCCGCCGCATTCTTTCTCGTGTCGCTGATGAGCTCCGGCATTTCAAGTTCGGCGGTTGGCACGCTCGCCGGACAGATGATCATGCAGGGCTTCGTCGGCTTCCGGATGCCGGTGTGGCTGCGGCGGCTCGTGACGATGGTGCCCGCCTTCATCGTCGTCGGGCTCGGTGTCGACGCGACGCAGGCGTTGCTGATCAGTCAGGTCGTGCTGTCGTTCGTGCTGCCGGTGCCGATGGCCGCGCTCGTCTACTTCACCGCGCGCCGCGACATCATGGGCGAGTTCGTCACGCGTCCGGCGATGCGCTGGACCGCAATCGCGGCCGCGGTCGTCATCGCCGTGTTGAATCTCGGCTTGGGTGTCGCGATGGTACAAAACGCGACGTCGACGGACGCGGCCGCACCTGCTGCTGCGCACGGCGGCGCGTCGTCCTGA
- a CDS encoding NAD(P)H-binding protein has protein sequence MFVIFGASGHVGQATVTALRAAGHPVRAVLRDSRDRERFAQLGCDVAIADLADPRAVAAALDGAHAVQMLCPVPTRDADPAATMARTIEVAVEALGAHPPDVLLALSDYGAELEGNTGITRVFRDFEARLKTVPTQLTLLRSAEHLQNWARMLPVALATGALPSLHHPVDRMFPAVWAPDVGEIAAQLLTEPDAPASTLRIVSVEGPCRVSVRDIAAALGAAAARDIAAHPLPRDAWTPTLLRAGLSARHAELIVDLYDVHNAGRIDVERGSERRFGTTMPADALAALLHMHARAQAART, from the coding sequence ATGTTCGTGATCTTCGGTGCATCGGGCCATGTCGGCCAGGCGACGGTAACGGCGCTGCGGGCGGCCGGCCATCCGGTGCGTGCGGTGCTGCGCGATTCGCGCGACCGCGAGCGCTTCGCGCAACTCGGCTGCGATGTCGCGATCGCGGATCTCGCCGATCCGCGCGCGGTGGCCGCCGCGCTCGACGGTGCGCATGCGGTGCAGATGCTGTGTCCGGTGCCGACGCGCGACGCCGATCCGGCCGCGACGATGGCGCGCACGATCGAGGTCGCCGTGGAGGCGCTCGGCGCGCATCCGCCCGACGTGCTGCTGGCACTGTCCGACTATGGTGCGGAACTCGAGGGCAACACCGGCATCACGCGCGTGTTCCGCGATTTCGAGGCGCGACTGAAAACGGTTCCGACGCAACTGACGCTGCTGCGCTCGGCCGAGCATCTGCAGAACTGGGCGCGCATGCTGCCGGTGGCGCTCGCGACCGGCGCGCTGCCGAGCCTGCATCATCCGGTCGATCGCATGTTTCCGGCGGTCTGGGCACCGGACGTCGGCGAGATCGCCGCGCAATTGCTGACCGAACCCGACGCGCCGGCGAGCACGCTGCGCATCGTCAGCGTCGAAGGGCCGTGCCGTGTCAGTGTGCGTGACATTGCGGCGGCGCTCGGCGCGGCGGCCGCACGCGACATCGCCGCGCATCCGCTACCGCGCGACGCTTGGACGCCGACGCTGTTGCGCGCGGGGCTCAGCGCGCGTCATGCGGAACTGATCGTCGATTTATACGACGTGCACAACGCGGGCCGGATCGACGTCGAACGCGGTTCGGAGCGGCGCTTCGGCACGACGATGCCGGCCGATGCGCTCGCGGCGCTGCTGCATATGCATGCGCGAGCGCAGGCAGCGCGCACGTAA
- a CDS encoding AraC family transcriptional regulator, with amino-acid sequence MSDPIHTAAPDDGVPVNLRSSRGRGWRGFGAALLGIRAGTYRIPAADHHRIGVHVGAPVRADCACDGQRMSRIQAHGDIDVIPAGLPGRWTDSADCRILHITLDDAFVRRTAEQLELTPSRAQIRRRMQVRDPRLQHIAWAMAAELEAEDASDPLYAESLCTALVARLVDAQPQFRERRRMLSPQAAARVIDYVDAHLDRRLTLTELAALVSISVPHFKVLFRETIGMPVHQYVVRRRVERAKALLLEGRLTLSQIALEAGFAHQSHMANWMNRVLGATPAEIARSGVRATTLRLVGDRGGEEAAEANAPQR; translated from the coding sequence ATGAGCGACCCGATCCACACGGCAGCGCCGGACGACGGCGTGCCGGTCAACCTGCGCTCGAGCCGCGGCCGCGGCTGGCGCGGTTTCGGCGCCGCGCTGCTCGGCATTCGCGCGGGCACGTACCGGATTCCGGCGGCGGATCATCACCGGATCGGCGTGCATGTCGGCGCACCGGTGCGCGCTGATTGCGCGTGCGACGGTCAGCGCATGTCGCGCATTCAGGCGCACGGCGACATCGACGTGATTCCGGCCGGGCTGCCCGGCCGGTGGACGGACAGCGCCGACTGCCGGATCCTGCACATCACGCTCGACGACGCATTCGTGCGCCGCACGGCCGAGCAGCTCGAACTGACGCCGTCGCGCGCGCAGATCCGCCGCCGGATGCAGGTGCGCGATCCGCGGCTACAGCACATCGCGTGGGCCATGGCGGCTGAACTCGAAGCGGAAGATGCGTCGGATCCGCTGTACGCGGAGAGCCTGTGCACTGCGCTCGTCGCGCGGCTGGTCGATGCGCAGCCGCAGTTTCGCGAGCGGCGCCGGATGCTGTCGCCGCAGGCGGCCGCACGTGTCATCGACTATGTCGACGCGCATCTGGACCGTCGTCTGACACTGACCGAACTCGCGGCGCTCGTGTCGATCAGCGTGCCGCACTTCAAGGTGCTGTTTCGCGAGACGATCGGGATGCCCGTGCATCAGTACGTGGTGCGCCGGCGCGTCGAGCGCGCGAAGGCGCTGCTGCTCGAAGGGCGGCTCACCCTCAGTCAGATCGCGCTCGAAGCCGGCTTTGCGCATCAGAGCCATATGGCGAACTGGATGAACCGCGTGCTCGGCGCGACGCCCGCGGAAATCGCGCGATCGGGCGTGCGCGCGACGACGTTGCGGCTCGTCGGCGATCGCGGCGGCGAAGAAGCCGCGGAAGCGAACGCGCCGCAACGGTAG
- a CDS encoding LysR family transcriptional regulator — MYSLIGKTATFRQLKALDMIARLGSVSRAAEELNLTQPAVSLQVRLLEEAVGAALLQRVGRGVQLTAAGEIVARYAREILHLWSEAGDEVAALTGDLGGTLRIGAITTAEYLIPPLLVKFTATRPHVKTYFKVGNRDDIIRMLATHEIDLAVMGSAPKELRTHAVEFAKHPMVFVASPDHPLMQRKRVALKDLESAHLLVRERGAGTRSTVESLFKTSGYRFHVGSELSSNEAIKQMAEAGLGVAFLSLHACALELRTGLLKQLPFPGNPIEREWYVVTVADRRISQVTGLFRDFLIRQGAPVIDGATSASHERRRK, encoded by the coding sequence ATGTATTCACTTATAGGAAAGACCGCGACGTTCCGGCAGCTGAAGGCGCTCGACATGATTGCGCGGCTCGGCAGCGTGTCGCGCGCGGCCGAAGAACTGAACCTCACGCAGCCGGCCGTGTCGCTGCAGGTGCGGCTGCTCGAGGAGGCGGTCGGCGCCGCCTTGCTGCAGCGCGTGGGGCGCGGTGTGCAGCTGACGGCGGCCGGCGAGATCGTCGCGCGCTATGCACGCGAGATCCTGCATCTGTGGAGCGAAGCCGGCGACGAAGTCGCCGCGCTGACCGGCGATCTAGGCGGCACGCTGCGGATCGGCGCGATCACGACGGCTGAATACCTGATTCCGCCGTTGCTCGTGAAATTCACTGCGACGCGGCCGCACGTGAAGACGTACTTCAAGGTCGGCAACCGCGACGACATCATCCGGATGCTCGCGACGCATGAAATCGATCTCGCGGTGATGGGCAGCGCACCGAAGGAGCTGCGCACGCATGCGGTCGAATTCGCGAAGCATCCGATGGTGTTCGTCGCGTCGCCCGATCATCCGCTGATGCAGCGCAAGCGCGTCGCGCTGAAGGATCTCGAATCGGCGCACCTGCTCGTGCGCGAGCGTGGCGCGGGCACGCGCTCGACGGTCGAGAGCCTGTTCAAGACCTCCGGCTACCGCTTCCATGTGGGCTCCGAACTGTCGAGCAACGAAGCGATCAAGCAGATGGCCGAGGCGGGCCTCGGCGTCGCGTTCCTGTCGCTGCATGCATGCGCGCTCGAACTGCGTACGGGGCTGCTCAAGCAGTTGCCGTTTCCGGGCAACCCGATCGAGCGCGAGTGGTACGTGGTCACGGTTGCCGATCGCCGCATCTCGCAGGTGACAGGGCTGTTCCGCGATTTCCTGATCCGGCAGGGCGCGCCGGTGATCGACGGCGCGACGAGCGCGTCGCACGAGCGGCGACGCAAATGA